A DNA window from Hevea brasiliensis isolate MT/VB/25A 57/8 chromosome 2, ASM3005281v1, whole genome shotgun sequence contains the following coding sequences:
- the LOC110632750 gene encoding uncharacterized protein LOC110632750 isoform X2 produces MGALAPVSPWMPEDDLLLKNAVEAGASLESLAKGAVKFSRKFTVREIQERWHSLLYDPIVSAEAAFHMIEFERSESTFPSKFSRAGNTKENKCLSGKRKAESVHSCYYALRKRIRNEPFNTMDLGFLTAPTDNNYMGNEDDLFSGHCMLGDPVSNHFQLQESNLDIMHHPFPQIGDDNAAHAFHAQFQKTVLEDYPMEQDNVHKETPHIHGENMSHSRNGSVIEEFGSKELAVNSDQVHGCSKFGEDHVFSSPIPECGMSFHNLEFSSPLPEMPIWRTVEGVSSPIIPVNMHTGDLFSLPGDGDTKNTCLSEYDIHRDSNLKLEIPCAEMKNTAASTEGYLAELSNSLLNFTNEEELLFTDDGKDAIDKSYYDGLSSLLLSSPNDANQNHVERATEPESSIAPDYLINKSGASHGKLDEDRGSHYSGDAIGDSDVQFHTSASISNPHFPELSAGVIICTLNTEDPEIPYNDDVVFTNHLHPKSFSSIARQNFHDVGKPNSSTVKEFSKDPKTSEGGPVLMQRDLEKTGHSHVSSHMIRSQLRPEISSLHPVGDRGVKFGLPSGSSTQSSMSIACCGSSQINSANAGTETLKPAKLKEETPEEVPVRHFNHNAADSSMEMPAVAPDGYKCYSQTNANDVKQDLCAPTRIQKHHASHANSGSTGIMSSEHGIDHPLSDPEEPPIESDDDVPYFSDIEAMILDMDLDPEDQDLYSSEEVSRYQHEDMKRVIMRLEQGAHSYMQRAIASQGAFAVLYGRRSKHYIKKPEVLLGRAADDAIVDIDLGREGRTNKISRRQATINLDKGGSFYLRNIGKCSITVNDKEIAADKGYAIHI; encoded by the exons ATGGGAGCTTTAGCTCCTGTCTCTCCTTGGATGCCAGAGGATGATCTTTTGTTAAAGAATGCTGTGGAG GCTGGTGCTTCCTTGGAATCATTGGCTAAAGGTGCAGTGAAGTTTTCTCGAAAATTCACTGTTCGAGAAATACAAGAACGGTGGCATTCTCTCCTTTACGATCCAATTGTTTCTGCTGAGGCTGCTTTTCACATGATTGAGTTTGAGCGTTCTGAATCAACTTTTCCATCAAAATTCAGTAGAGCCGGGAATACAAAAGAAAACAAATGTCTTTCTGGGAAAAGGAAAGCTGAGAGTGTTCATAGTTGTTACTATGCATTACGTAAAAGAATTCGCAATGAACCATTTAACACCATGGATCTAGGTTTTCTCACTGCACCCACTGATAACAATTACATGGGAAATGAAGATGATCTTTTCTCTGGGCATTGTATGCTTGGAGAtccagtttcaaatcattttcaACTTCAGGAATCTAATTTGGATATCATGCATCATCCTTTTCCGCAAATTGGGGATGATAATGCTGCCCATGCCTTTCATGCACAATTCCAGAAAACAGTCCTGGAGGATTATCCAATGGAGCAAGATAACGTACATAAAGAGACTCCACATATACATGGAGAAAATATGTCTCACTCTAGAAATGGATCTGTGATTGAGGAATTTGGATCAAAAGAATTGGCAGTGAACAGTGACCAGGTGCATGGATGCTCTAAGTTTGGTGAAGACCATGTCTTTAGTTCTCCAATTCCAGAGTGTGGAATGTCATTTCATAACTTGGAGTTCTCATCTCCACTTCCTGAGATGCCAATATGGAGGACAGTTGAGGGTGTTTCATCACCAATTATTCCAGTTAATATGCACACTGGAGACCTATTTTCACTTCCTGGTGATGGTGATACTAAGAATACATGTCTGTCAGAATATGACATCCACAGAGACTCCAACTTGAAGCTGGAAATACCATGTGCGGAGATGAAAAATACAGCTGCCAGCACAGAAGGTTATCTGGCTGAACTTTCCAATTCTCTTTTGAATTTCACAAATGAGGAAGAACTTCTATTCACAGATGATGGAAAAGATGCAATTGACAAGTCTTACTATGATGGTCTAAGTTCACTTTTGCTAAGTTCACCAAATGATGCCAATCAAAATCACGTGGAGAGAGCAACTGAACCAGAATCTTCCATAGCTCCGGATTATCTTATAAATAAGTCTGGTGCAAGTCATGGGAAATTGGATGAAGATAGGGGGTCTCACTACAGTGGTGATGCAATTGGAGATTCAGATGTCCAgtttcatacatctgcatcaatttcAAACCCTCATTTTCCTGAACTGAGTGCTGGAGTTATTATCTGCACATTAAACACCGAGGATCCAGAGATTCCATACAACGATGATGTTGTCTTTACCAATCACTTGCATCCAAAATCATTTTCCTCTATAGCGCGACAGAATTTCCATGATGTTGGTAAACCAAATTCTTCAACAGTTAAGGAATTCTCAAAAGATCCAAAAACTAGTGAAGGAGGTCCTGTATTGATGCAGAGAGATCTAGAAAAAACTGGTCATTCTCATGTATCTTCTCATATGATAAGGTCGCAGTTACGGCCAGAAATTAGCTCTCTTCATCCAGTTGGTGATCGTGGGGTTAAATTTGGCTTGCCTAGTGGTAGCTCCACTCAGAGCAGTATGAGTATTGCTTGTTGTGGTTCTTCTCAAATTAATTCAGCAAATGCTGGTACAGAAACTCTTAAACCTGCTAAACTGAAGGAAGAAACTCCAGAAGAAGTGCCAGTGAGGCATTTTAACCATAATGCTGCTGATTCTTCGATGGAGATGCCAGCTGTTGCTCCTGATGGCTATAAGTGTTATTCCCAGACAAATGCTAATGATGTCAAACAGGACCTATGCGCACCAACAAGAATTCAAAAACATCATGCATCACATGCTAACTCGGGGTCCACAGGTATTATGTCCTCAGAACATGGGATAGACCATCCATTATCTGATCCAGAAGAACCTCCCATAGAAAGTGATGATGATGTGCCGTATTTTTCAGATATTGAAGCAATG ATACTCGATATGGATTTAGATCCAGAAGACCAGGATTTATATTCCAGTGAGGAAG TCTCAAGGTATCAGCATGAGGACATGAAGAGGGTAATCATGAGGCTGGAGCAGGGTGCTCATTCTTATATGCAAAGAGCCATTGCATCTCAAGGAGCATTTGCTGTTTTATATGGCCGCCGTTCAAAGCATTATATTAAGAAACCTGAG GTTTTACTTGGTAGAGCAGCCGATGATGCTATTGTTGACATTGACTTGGGGAGGGAAGGGCGCACAAATAAAAT
- the LOC110632750 gene encoding uncharacterized protein LOC110632750 isoform X1, with product MGALAPVSPWMPEDDLLLKNAVEAGASLESLAKGAVKFSRKFTVREIQERWHSLLYDPIVSAEAAFHMIEFERSESTFPSKFSRAGNTKENKCLSGKRKAESVHSCYYALRKRIRNEPFNTMDLGFLTAPTDNNYMGNEDDLFSGHCMLGDPVSNHFQLQESNLDIMHHPFPQIGDDNAAHAFHAQFQKTVLEDYPMEQDNVHKETPHIHGENMSHSRNGSVIEEFGSKELAVNSDQVHGCSKFGEDHVFSSPIPECGMSFHNLEFSSPLPEMPIWRTVEGVSSPIIPVNMHTGDLFSLPGDGDTKNTCLSEYDIHRDSNLKLEIPCAEMKNTAASTEGYLAELSNSLLNFTNEEELLFTDDGKDAIDKSYYDGLSSLLLSSPNDANQNHVERATEPESSIAPDYLINKSGASHGKLDEDRGSHYSGDAIGDSDVQFHTSASISNPHFPELSAGVIICTLNTEDPEIPYNDDVVFTNHLHPKSFSSIARQNFHDVGKPNSSTVKEFSKDPKTSEGGPVLMQRDLEKTGHSHVSSHMIRSQLRPEISSLHPVGDRGVKFGLPSGSSTQSSMSIACCGSSQINSANAGTETLKPAKLKEETPEEVPVRHFNHNAADSSMEMPAVAPDGYKCYSQTNANDVKQDLCAPTRIQKHHASHANSGSTGIMSSEHGIDHPLSDPEEPPIESDDDVPYFSDIEAMILDMDLDPEDQDLYSSEEVSRYQHEDMKRVIMRLEQGAHSYMQRAIASQGAFAVLYGRRSKHYIKKPEVLLGRAADDAIVDIDLGREGRTNKISRRQATINLDKGGSFYLRNIGKCSITVNDKEIAAGQSLNLTSSCLIEIRGMPFIFETNQTRVKQYLDGLIQKNQTQKHQL from the exons ATGGGAGCTTTAGCTCCTGTCTCTCCTTGGATGCCAGAGGATGATCTTTTGTTAAAGAATGCTGTGGAG GCTGGTGCTTCCTTGGAATCATTGGCTAAAGGTGCAGTGAAGTTTTCTCGAAAATTCACTGTTCGAGAAATACAAGAACGGTGGCATTCTCTCCTTTACGATCCAATTGTTTCTGCTGAGGCTGCTTTTCACATGATTGAGTTTGAGCGTTCTGAATCAACTTTTCCATCAAAATTCAGTAGAGCCGGGAATACAAAAGAAAACAAATGTCTTTCTGGGAAAAGGAAAGCTGAGAGTGTTCATAGTTGTTACTATGCATTACGTAAAAGAATTCGCAATGAACCATTTAACACCATGGATCTAGGTTTTCTCACTGCACCCACTGATAACAATTACATGGGAAATGAAGATGATCTTTTCTCTGGGCATTGTATGCTTGGAGAtccagtttcaaatcattttcaACTTCAGGAATCTAATTTGGATATCATGCATCATCCTTTTCCGCAAATTGGGGATGATAATGCTGCCCATGCCTTTCATGCACAATTCCAGAAAACAGTCCTGGAGGATTATCCAATGGAGCAAGATAACGTACATAAAGAGACTCCACATATACATGGAGAAAATATGTCTCACTCTAGAAATGGATCTGTGATTGAGGAATTTGGATCAAAAGAATTGGCAGTGAACAGTGACCAGGTGCATGGATGCTCTAAGTTTGGTGAAGACCATGTCTTTAGTTCTCCAATTCCAGAGTGTGGAATGTCATTTCATAACTTGGAGTTCTCATCTCCACTTCCTGAGATGCCAATATGGAGGACAGTTGAGGGTGTTTCATCACCAATTATTCCAGTTAATATGCACACTGGAGACCTATTTTCACTTCCTGGTGATGGTGATACTAAGAATACATGTCTGTCAGAATATGACATCCACAGAGACTCCAACTTGAAGCTGGAAATACCATGTGCGGAGATGAAAAATACAGCTGCCAGCACAGAAGGTTATCTGGCTGAACTTTCCAATTCTCTTTTGAATTTCACAAATGAGGAAGAACTTCTATTCACAGATGATGGAAAAGATGCAATTGACAAGTCTTACTATGATGGTCTAAGTTCACTTTTGCTAAGTTCACCAAATGATGCCAATCAAAATCACGTGGAGAGAGCAACTGAACCAGAATCTTCCATAGCTCCGGATTATCTTATAAATAAGTCTGGTGCAAGTCATGGGAAATTGGATGAAGATAGGGGGTCTCACTACAGTGGTGATGCAATTGGAGATTCAGATGTCCAgtttcatacatctgcatcaatttcAAACCCTCATTTTCCTGAACTGAGTGCTGGAGTTATTATCTGCACATTAAACACCGAGGATCCAGAGATTCCATACAACGATGATGTTGTCTTTACCAATCACTTGCATCCAAAATCATTTTCCTCTATAGCGCGACAGAATTTCCATGATGTTGGTAAACCAAATTCTTCAACAGTTAAGGAATTCTCAAAAGATCCAAAAACTAGTGAAGGAGGTCCTGTATTGATGCAGAGAGATCTAGAAAAAACTGGTCATTCTCATGTATCTTCTCATATGATAAGGTCGCAGTTACGGCCAGAAATTAGCTCTCTTCATCCAGTTGGTGATCGTGGGGTTAAATTTGGCTTGCCTAGTGGTAGCTCCACTCAGAGCAGTATGAGTATTGCTTGTTGTGGTTCTTCTCAAATTAATTCAGCAAATGCTGGTACAGAAACTCTTAAACCTGCTAAACTGAAGGAAGAAACTCCAGAAGAAGTGCCAGTGAGGCATTTTAACCATAATGCTGCTGATTCTTCGATGGAGATGCCAGCTGTTGCTCCTGATGGCTATAAGTGTTATTCCCAGACAAATGCTAATGATGTCAAACAGGACCTATGCGCACCAACAAGAATTCAAAAACATCATGCATCACATGCTAACTCGGGGTCCACAGGTATTATGTCCTCAGAACATGGGATAGACCATCCATTATCTGATCCAGAAGAACCTCCCATAGAAAGTGATGATGATGTGCCGTATTTTTCAGATATTGAAGCAATG ATACTCGATATGGATTTAGATCCAGAAGACCAGGATTTATATTCCAGTGAGGAAG TCTCAAGGTATCAGCATGAGGACATGAAGAGGGTAATCATGAGGCTGGAGCAGGGTGCTCATTCTTATATGCAAAGAGCCATTGCATCTCAAGGAGCATTTGCTGTTTTATATGGCCGCCGTTCAAAGCATTATATTAAGAAACCTGAG GTTTTACTTGGTAGAGCAGCCGATGATGCTATTGTTGACATTGACTTGGGGAGGGAAGGGCGCACAAATAAAAT
- the LOC110634062 gene encoding S-type anion channel SLAH4-like — translation MSLIFLPMATRGSHSEIEPVEEASATVTSLNRQHELSSLVAERITLSLKSMLTRFHAGYFRISLSLGGQVLLWKTLISPTDGANPLRHLFHLLHPTGFFILWSLAFFVLVLLSLLYIMKCLFFFRMVKAEFLHHVGVNYLFAPWISWLLLLQSAPFMAPKTVSYLVLWWVFTVPVVALDVKIYGQWFTKGKKFLSTVANPTSQLSVIGNLVGAQAAANMGWRECAICLFSLGMVHYLVLFVTLYQRLSGSDRLPAMLRPVFFLFFAAPSVACLAWETIVGAFDTASKMFFFLSLFLFTSLVCRPMLFKRSMRRFNVAWWAYSFPLTVLALASAEYAQEVKGVIAHVLMLFLSAFSVLAFLGLAAFTLLNSKMLLPDHDDPIADVLNRLPVVSP, via the exons ATGAGCCTAATTTTCTTGCCAATGGCAACCCGAGGATCTCACTCAGAGATTGAGCCGGTGGAAGAAGCATCTGCTACTGTTACCTCTCTAAATCGTCAACACGAACTCTCTAGCCTCGTCGCGGAGAGAATCACGCTATCCCTTAAGTCCATGTTAACGAGATTTCATGCAGGTTACTTCAGGATTAGCCTGTCCTTAGGAGGGCAAGTTTTATTATGGAAGACGCTCATATCTCCAACCGATGGTGCAAATCCTCTACGCCATCTCTTCCATTTGCTCCATCCAACGGGCTTTTTCATCCTATGGTCTCTGGCTTTTTTTGTCCTAGTTTTACTCTCACTTCTTTACATCATGAAATGCTTGTTTTTCTTCAGGATGGTGAAAGCTGAATTCTTGCACCACGTAGGGGTTAATTATCTGTTTGCTCCTTGGATTTCTTGGCTTCTTCTGCTCCAATCAGCACCCTTCATGGCTCCAAAGACCGTATCCTATCTTGTGCTTTGGTGGGTTTTCACAGTTCCAGTGGTGGCACTTGATGTGAAAATATACGGTCAGTGGTTCACTAAAGGAAAGAAATTTCTATCAACAGTTGCGAATCCAACGAGCCAGTTATCCGTGATAGGAAACCTGGTCGGTGCCCAAGCTGCGGCTAATATGGGGTGGAGAGAGTGTGCTATTTGCTTGTTTTCACTTGGGATGGTTCATTATTTGGTGCTTTTTGTCACTCTCTATCAACGTTTATCTGGTAGCGATAGGCTTCCAGCCATGTTGAGGCCAGTTTTCTTCTTGTTCTTTGCAGCACCAAGCGTGGCTTGCTTGGCTTGGGAGACCATAGTTGGAGCTTTTGATACTGCTTCGAAGATGTTCTTCTTTCTTTCGCTCTTCCTCTTCACGTCTTTG GTTTGCAGGCCAATGCTGTTCAAGAGATCTATGAGAAGGTTCAACGTAGCATGGTGGGCTTACTCGTTCCCTCTCACTGTCCTTGCTCTAGCTTCAGCCGAATATGCACAAGAGGTTAAAGGTGTAATCGCACACGTTCTAATGCTTTTCCTTTCGGCGTTCTCCGTTTTGGCATTTCTTGGCTTGGCAGCTTTCACTCTTCTTAACTCTAAAATGCTTTTACCTGATCATGACGATCCAATTGCAGATGTTCTCAATCGTCTACCTGTTGTATCACCATGA